A stretch of Komagataella phaffii GS115 chromosome 2, complete sequence DNA encodes these proteins:
- a CDS encoding Protein with DNA-dependent ATPase and ssDNA annealing activities involved in maintenance of genome: MVRCPICSKSMDIGAINAHLDQCMAQKEPKKPVSAKSVLSHGKFKGEGITSPSQKTVVEIPSEQDNYDLTTNLSSSPTQNSSVPSTEPATKKQKLNEATDIKKLRMSAKLPLAERLRPKTLEEYVGQSHLVGPTGVLRGSNGKTSLARIIAASTHNRCVELSATSSGISECRKVFEEARNEMRLTKRRTVLFCDEIHRFNKSQQDAFLPYVERGDIILIGATTENPSFQLNSALLSRCRVFVLNKLDNEDLAKVVNRSLLLVNRVRKLVYNMPVLRLTTESLQYIIGVAGGDSRTALNLVEMVDSHYQKNDDTTAASVEVDPSTLREVLRSTHAVYDRVGDQHYDAISAFHKSVRGSNVDATLYYLARMLHGGEDPLYISRRMIRMASEDIGVVDDSCLPFAVATFDAVHKVGLPEADVMLAHCAYKLATAAKSVSIYRAWNKVKAKVAQDANFAGAPIPMHLRNAPTKLMEELGYSKGYKYNPDFKEGKVVQEYLPSEIKDETFYEDRHLGDVVDSDLEANGNS; this comes from the exons ATGGTTAGATGTCCCATTTGCTCCAAGTCTATGGACATTGGTGCCATTAACGCACATCTCGATCAATGCATGGCTCAGAAGGAGCCAAAGAAACCAGTTTCTGCAAAGTCAGTCTTATCCCATGGAAAGTTCAAGGGTGAAGGCATCACTAGCCCCAGTCAAAAGACGGTTGTTGAAATACCCTCCGAACAAGACAACTACGATCTAACAACCAACTTATCCTCCTCCCCAACACAGAACTCGAGTGTTCCTTCAACAGAGCCGGCTacaaagaaacaaaaactgAATGAAGCTACagatatcaaaaaattgCGTATGTCAGCAAAATTACCCTTAGCAGAAAGGCTACGGCCAAAAACCTTAGAAGAGTACGTTGGGCAAAGCCATCTGGTTGGGCCCACTGGAGTACTACGTGG GAGTAACGGTAAAACCAGTTTGGCTCGTATTATTGCAGCTTCCACTCATAACCGATGTGTTGAACTGAGCGCCACTTCCAGTGGAATAAGCGAGTGCAGAAAGGTTTTCGAAGAGGCTAGGAACGAGATGAGACTCACGAAGCGCCGTACAGTATTATTCTGTGACGAGATACACAGGTTCAATAAATCACAGCAAGACGCGTTTTTGCCCTACGTGGAGCGTGGAGATATCATCTTAATAGGAGCCACGACGGAAAACCCGAGTTTCCAGCTGAACAGTGCGCTGCTGTCAAGATGTCGAGTTTTTGTACTAAACAAACTAGATAATGAGGATTTGGCCAAAGTGGTTAACCGAAGTCTCCTATTGGTGAATCGGGTTAGAAAGCTAGTGTACAATATGCCAGTTTTACGACTGACGACGGAATCTTTACAATATATTATTGGTGTTGCAGGGGGTGACTCAAGGACAGCACTGAATTTGGTTGAAATGGTTGATTCTCACtatcaaaagaatgatgaTACCACTGCTGCCTCCGTTGAAGTGGACCCATCGACGTTGAGGGAAGTGCTTCGCTCCACGCATGCAGTTTACGATAGAGTCGGAGATCAACACTACGATGCAATTTCGGCCTTTCACAAATCAGTCAGAGGTTCCAATGTAGATGCAACTTTATACTACCTTGCGAGAATGCTACATGGGGGAGAGGACCCACTGTATATTTCAAGACGAATGATCCGTATGGCCTCTGAGGACATTGGAGTTGTAGACGACTCTTGCTTGCCATTTGCAGTCGCAACTTTCGATGCTGTCCACAAAGTGGGACTACCCGAGGCTGATGTCATGTTAGCGCATTGTGCTTATAAGCTTGCGACCGCAGCCAAGAGTGTTTCTATCTATAGAGCTTGGAATAAAGTGAAAGCAAAAGTCGCTCAGGACGCCAATTTTGCTGGAGCTCCAATTCCTATGCATCTTAGAAATGCTCCTACCAAACTTATGGAAGAACTTGGATACAGCAAGGGTTATAAATACAACCCAGACTTCAAGGAG